TACTTGGAAATCTTAAAAAAATAACTTTCTTCCTGGAGCAGTTCCACCGGACGTCCGCAGTCGGGACAATTGCCCTCCTCCAGCCTGCTTTCCACCCAAAAAGCTTCACAGGGTGTACAGTACCAGCCTTCGTAGCTGGCCTTGTAGATATCCCCCTGGTCGTATAATCTCTGAAAGAATTCGGAGACCACCTTTTTGTGACGCGGTTCAGTTGTGCGAATAAAATCATCGTAACTCACTTCCAGGCTACCCCACAGGCTCTTAAAGCCGGCTACGATTTTATCAACGTATTCCTGAGGGGTCTCACCACGTGATTTGGCCGCCCGCTCAATCTTCTGGCCGTGTTCATCCGAGCCGGTAAGAAAATACGTATCCCACCCGGTGAGCTTCTTGAACCGGCTCATGGTGTCTGCAGCCACCGTGGTATAAGCATGCCCGATATGCAGGTTGTCGCTGGGGTAGTAAATCGGGGTAGTAATGTAAAACGTGCCCTTGCTCATAATCTTATTCCTCCTTTGTTTAAGCTATCGAAGTAGACATTATTTTTTTCTTATTTTGGTCGTAAGTCGTAAGGCGTAGGGCGTAAAAAGAATGCCTTCTTTTGTTTGATACTTGAATCTGAAAAATGTTGCAGCTAAAAAGACCCGAAAGAATGCAGTATATACCTACGCCCTCGACCCATTTAAGCATGAAGGGAAAATTTTTAGTTGTGGCAGAATAAATACAAGAGCTTGTACGACAAGTGCTTCTTTGGTTCACGCATACAAATCTTTGACACATAAGGAATACAGAATATACCCACGTCTCACGTCCCACGACCCAAGACTAACATATACCTACGCCCTACGACAGTTTGATAATACGCCACAACCTCCTCTTACCAGAAAAAGTTTCAGTAAACAAAAACACTCCCTCCTTGTTACCAAGGGGCGGAGTGTTAATTACCCGCGGTACCACCCTTTTTTACCGGCTTCTCACGAAGCGGCCTTTCAAGGTACGGGGAAGATCGTTCCCGATACCCAAGCCTGGTAACGGCGCTAATCCCGTCGCGACCTACTGTAAGTTCAGACGCGCAGCTCCAGGGCCATGTTCAGCCGTCCTTTCCCCGCGGGTTTCCACCCAACCCCGCTCTCTGTCGGGTACTAATACCAGCTTACTCTTCCCCTTCTCAGCCTTTTTGAAGCATTTAAGAAAGCCAACAAACTGATTTTAATCCAAGGGAATCTGATTTGTCAAGTTTTCGACAATCAGGAAAAAAAGTAGTTGATTAGTAAATAAATGTGTTGACTTTTACTGGAATCGTTGGTACCATTTAGTTGTAAGAAATTTAAACATTATGTCGAATTTTGTAGAGGAGGGATAGCATGAAATCGACAGGGATTGTCAGAAAGGTGGACGAGCTCGGCAGAGTGGTCATTCCCATTGAATTGCGGCGGACGCTGGGAATTGACGAAAAAGACCCTCTGGAAATCTACGTAGATAATGAGAAGATTATCTTGAAAAAGTACGAGCCGGCCTGCGTCTTCTGCGGCAACGCTTCGGATGTCCAACACTACCGCGGCAAAATGGTATGCCGTGAGTGTGCTCTGGCCATGATTGAAAACGCTCAAGCAATGTAATTTGCAGTAATAAGAGGGACGAAAGTCTCTCATTTTTTTACTCAAGTTTCTTTCTCAAGTACCGCCTGGTAGACCTCCCGCCTGGAAATACCACGCAAACGGGCAACTTCCCTGAGGGCATCCTTGCGGCCGGCTCCTTTTGCCTCGATTAGGGCTACATGATCGGCAGGACTCAAGTGAAGCCACTCCGGCTCATTTTTTGCCGGGCTTTCGGCGCCGGCGCCGTCAACAACCAGGGTAAACTCGCCTCGCGGTTCCTTTTCCCTGAAATGCTCCACTAGTTCGGCCAGCGAACCCCGGATAATTTCTTCATGCAGCTTGGTCAGTTCCCTGGCTGCCGCTGCCGCCCGGTGGCCAAGGACCTCATACAGGTCAGCCAATGTCGCCCGCAAGCGGTGCGGCGCCTCATAGAAAATAAGAGTACCCTGTTGGGGCTGAAGTTCCCTTAATTTTTCGCGCCTCGCTTTGGCGGAGCTTGGTAAAAATCCAATAAAAATAAAGCTTTCCGTAGGAAGGCCGGAGACCACCAGGGCTGTAATAGCGGCGCTTGGCCCTGGTATCGCAGTAACCCCACACCCTTCCCGCAGGGCTAACCCGACCAGTTCCGACCCCTGGTCCGACACTCCCGGCATACCGGCGTCGGAAACCAGGGCAATATTTTTGCCGGAGCGTAGCAGGTCCAATAGGACCGGCCCCTTGGCGCGCATATTATGGCGGTGGTAGCTGGTAAGCCCGGTATGAATATCATAGCGGCTCAAAAGTTTCCGGGTGTGACGCGTATCTTCCGCGGCAATCAGGTCGACCTCCCGCAACACCCGCAGGGCGCGCATCGTAATGTCCTCCAGGTTGCCGATAGGCGTCGCGCACAGGTAAAGCATCCCTTTTTGCCCTTCTGTCACAGTGTTTCACCTCACCGGCTGGTTTAAAAGCTCCTCAAAAGACATCCTGCGCACCCACATTATAAGGCCAGTGGAATTATATTTCCACGCTGTCTTTTAGAAAATTAAGAGTTGCTCTCTTCAACCTTTTTGCCGGTTGAGGGCTCCGCTTCCTTGCGCAAAAAGGCCATACAAAAAAGGCACTCTCCAGACCTCCTGCGGCCGAAATAAAGGTTGCAGATATGGAACGCCTGGTCGTACAGTTCAAGGAGGTTCGAAAAGGCTACGCCGGACTTGCCTTCAGCCTCACTTGCCGCGCCGTTTACCAGATCCGCGCGGTAAAAGGCGGCCAGTTCATTCCTGAGCCGGGAGTTTTCCTCATCCGCTTCCCGGATTTCATGTTTCAATTCCTGCATTTCAGCAAGCAGGGAATGTAGTTTTGCTTCCATTTCTTTAATGCGTTTGAACAGGCCCTGCACTAAACTGTCTCCTCGTTTGATTGCCGGGGGCATTCTTTCTTATAGCCTTTGCACATTTTGGCCTGGCCATCTTTACATACAATTTCTTCACAGGGATATTCTTTGATGATTTTACTTTCCTTCAGTTCCACACTGACGTACTTTTTAAATATATTTATACCGACTACCTTACCCTCCCCATCAGGGGTAGTAACCCAGCTGCCGGGATCAGGAAATTCTCCTCTGGCATGCTCGTAAGACTCGTTTTCGTATTTCAGGCAGCACATCAGCCTGCCGCAGATGCCGGAAATTTTGGTGGGATTAAGGGAAAGATTTTGCTCCTTGGCCATCCTGATGGAGACGGAAGCAAAATCGGAAAGCCAGGTGGCGCAGCAGAGCTCACGCCCGCAACAGCCAAGCCCGCCCACCAGTTTGGCTTCGTCCCGGACCCCAATCTGCCTTAGTTCAATCCTGGTCCGGAACACCGCAGCCAGGTCCTTTACCAGTTCACGAAAGTCAATACGCCCTTCCGCGGTAAAATAAAAAATGATTTTGTTACCGTCAAAGGTCTGCTCAACCCCCACCAGTTTCATAGGCAACTTATGGAATGCAATCTTCTCCAGACCCACCTGGAAAGCCCTGCATTCTTTTTCTTTGTTAGCGGCAAGTTGCTGGTAATCCTCAACGGTAGCTTTACGGATTACCTTTTTGAGCGGAGCCACCACTTCATCCTCATTAACTTGCAAAGGGCCCGCCACCACGTCCCCGTACTCGACACCTCTGGCAGTTTCCACAATTACCCCTTCTCCCATGGTCAGCGGGAGGTCACCGGGGTCAAAATAGTATATCTTACCGGCCTTTTTAAAGCGAATACCGACCACGATTAATTCCACTAAACGATTCCCTCCTCTACTCCGGTTGTTAAGCCCGGAGCCCTTCCTGCCAGATGCAAAAATAGTATATCCAGGGCCAACCGGGTATTGGCGTTGGCCTCAATTTTTTTTCTGGTAGTTTCTATCTCTTCTAGTATCTCCAAGAGACGCCCGGTTTCAAAGCTTCCCGCCTCCTTTTCCATGATATCAATATGGTCTAAATGATATAAAAGCCCTGTTTCTCCAGTTAATTTAAAGACCAGCAGGTCGCGGTACCAGCATTTTAGGATCTCCAGGATAGCGCTTACTTTCTCTTTTTGCTCTGCGATTTGTCCCGCCATCACCAGCGCCTCGTGGGGAGCGGCTCCGTCCAGGTCATGCGCCAGACGGATCGCGAGGCTTTGCTCCGCCTGGAATGTCCCGGCCGCGTAAGCCAGCGCTTTACCCATGCTGCCGCCGGCCATCGCAGCGGTCAGACCCGCTTTAACCGGGTCCAGACCGTGCAGGGCAACCAGCCCTCCGGTCAGCTCCGGCAGGGGTATGCTTTTGAATGAGCACATCTGGCAGCGGGACAAAATGGTCGGAAGCAGGGACTGCGGCTGGTCGGAAACCAGGATCATGACTGTACCGCCGGGCGGCTCCTCCAGCGTCTTCAGCAGGCAATTGGAGGCATCCGCGGTCATTAGCTCGGCCTGATTAATCAAAAACACCTTACGTCCGCCCTGGTAGGACCTGTAGGGGATCCGGCGCAGCATGCCGCGCACCTGTTCAATCTTGATGGACGCTCCTGAGGGCTGTAACGTATAAAGGTCGGGATGGTTATGGTTCGCCGCCTGCCGGCAGGTACGGCAGACCCCGCAGGCGTCCCCGGCCGCCGGTTGAGAACAGAGCAGCGCCCGCGCAAAAGCCCGGGCCGTTGTTTTCTTACCCACCCCCGCGGGGCCGGCAAAGAGGTAGGCATGGACAACATGGCCGCTGGAAACAGCGTTCATCAGAGTTTGGACTATCTGTTGATGGCCGGCTATCTCCCGCAGAAACCTCATCCCAAAATTTCCTCCACAACCCCAATGATATCGTGATGGACCTGCTCTATGGTACGGTTGGCGTCAATGACACGGTAACGGTCGGGGTCGCGCCCGGCCAGCGTCAGGTAACCGGCCCGGACTTTACGGTGAAAAACACGGTCCTCCTGTTCTATACGGTCCGCACCCCGGCCTGACCCCGTAATCCTCTCCATACCGGTATCACAAAGAAAATCCAAGAGCAGTACCAGGTCGGGCTTCAGTCCGGCCGTTGCCGTCTCGTTCAGCTTTTCTAACTGCCCGACGTCTAAACCCCTGCCAAACCCCTGGTAGGCCAGACTGGAGTCGAGAAAGCGGTCGCACAACACTATTTTTCCTTCCTGCAAGGCGGGCAAAATCACCTGCGCCACGTGCTGCGCCCGGGCGGCGGCATAAAGGAGGGCTTCGGCGACGGGGACCAGTTCGCTATGTTGCGGGTTGAGCAGCAACTCACGGACAGTCTCCCCAATTCTTGTCCCCCCCGGTTCCCTGGTGTACAGCACCGGGCAACCCCGGGCGGACAGTTTATCACCCAAAAGCTTTAGCTGGGTGGTCTTGCCGGAGCCGTCGATACCTTCAAAAACTAAAAACTTTCCCTTCATGCTAAAGCACCTCAAAATTTGGTCGTAGGTCGTAAGGCGTAGGTCGTAAGGTGTATACTGCATTCCTCTTAGTCGCATGTCGTGATACGTGGATGTATTCTGTATTCCTACAGTAAACAAAAACTGATTGTTAATCACAACAGTGAAAATATGCAATCATATAGTATTACCTGACTGGTGTAGTGTAGGTGCGATTTCAATCGCACAACGGGGCGTTAGCGCCGTACTTGGGCATCTAATGTAGCTTTTGTGCGAATGAATTCGCACCTACATCCGAGCAATATAGCAGAAGCCGAAATAATTTTTGGAGCAGCGAAACGCTAATTAAGCTATTAAGTCGCTCAATTTAAGCGCTTGTCGTACAGGCTCTTGTAGTTATTCTACCACAACACTGATTGTTTTCAGCGTTGGATCGGCCGGGCCGTGGCAGGGCAGTGCCATTTTTCTGACTGCCGTCAGGTAGTTGATAACATCCACGGTGATTTCCTCACCCGGGTTTACAGCCGGAATGCCGGGCGGGTACACAGCGATTGTCTCTGCTGAGATCCTTCCCCTGGCTTCATCAAGAGGCACCTGACGGAATTTTGCAAACCAGGCCTCGCGTGGTTTCATCAACACAATAAAACTGTCCGGCGGGGCAACGAACGGGATGGGTTCTGTCTTGCGCTCCCTGAAGGAGATGTCCTCCATGGCGCGGGCCAGTCCTTCACAGTCGGCCCGGACGGCGCCAATTGAGACAATAGCCACCACATGGGCGGAATCAGCCATTTCAACGTAAACACGGTAGCGTTCCGCCAGCATCTGCTGCACCTGGTAGCCGGACAACCCCAGCCTGCGCACTGAAATCACCAGCCTGGTCGGATCCAGGCTTGAGCCTTCGGGCAGGCGCTCCGGGGACAAAACACTCAAACCATCGATAATTGACAAGCGCTGGCGCAAGCCATAGGCCAGTTCCAGAGCCTGGTCCAGCAGTCCTTTCCCCCGCAGCGCCAGCTGCCGGCGGGCCAAATCAAGAGAAGCCATGAGCAGGTAGGACGGGCTGGTGGTTTGCAGCAGGCGCAGAGCTGCCGCGACACCCTGCTGCTCAATTCGTTGTCCTTGCAGGTGCAGAACTGAACTTTGGGTTAGTGAACCGCCCAGCTTGTGGGTACTCTGGACGGCAGCGTCCGCGCCGCAAGCCATGGCATCCTCCGGCAAGGCCGGGTGAAAGCGCAGGTGGGCGCCATGCGCTTCATCTACCAGGAGCGGCTTGTCCACCCTGTGAGCAGCTTCAGCATAACCCTGCAAATCTCCGGTGACTCCGTAATAGTTGGGACTTACCGCCAGGACGGCGGCGGCTGCCGGGTTATTTTCCAACGCCGCCCGGATTGCGGCGGGTGCAACGCCGCAATCCAGACCGAATTCAGGCATAAGCTCCGGTGTGACGTAAACCGGGTCGGCGCCGGCCAGAACCAGACCGCCCAGGACCGAGCGGTGGGCATTTCTCGGTACAACTACCTGTTTCTCACCCGCAGTTGCCACAAGCAGGGCATGAATGCCGGCGCTTGTACCGTTAACCAGGAAGAAACTGCGGTCTGCTCCGTAAAGGCCGGCAGCCAGTTCCTGGGCCAGGCGGATGGGCCCGCTCGGGCTGTGCAGGTCATCCAAACCAGGCAGCTCGGTCAAATCAAGGGAAAAAAGGGCTTTATTGTCCAGGGACATGAGACCTTCCGGAATGCATCGGCCCTGCCTGTGTCCAGGTATATGGAGATTGCACGTATTTTTTTCATTATGCCTGCAGAGCGCCTCAAAAAGAGGAGCCTGTCCTTGCCTTTCAGACAAAAAACTGCCTCCGGAACAAAATAAATAAAAACAAAAAAAAATTAAATACAAGTTTTACTAATCTTTAATTATATCATAGAAGTCACATTATTACCAACGCCATCCTGCAATTTTGCCATTAGTTTAACCTTATAGATAACAGAGCGCATGGTCACAATAAGAAAAACATTACTATACGTAAAGGAGTGATACCGGGTGGCAGAACAACAGTCCTGGAAGGTAGATGAAAAGACTCTGTCCAAAAAATACGGCACCGACGTTAAGAAACTGATCAGGGCCTGGAAAAGGGGCTTTACAGATCAGGATATTGCTGTAAAGACCGGTATCAGGCCCACCACCTTATATATGATCAAGCAAGACCTGGAATTGGCGCACAGGCGCATCCGCCTGGCCCAAAAAAAACAGGCGCTGACCCAAGCTCAGACATTGGTTGGCCAGCACCAGATTTTTTTCAATCCCCACTTGTAGTAGTCATAGTCCGGATCGCCCCTGTCAAGGACAATGATTCTACGCTCACACTCGTTGCAGATATAGCGACCCTTAACCATGAGTCCTTCGAATGCAGTCAACTGGGGACGCCGGCATAATATACATGTGGGAGATGCGACTGCCACTTTATTTCACCACCGCTTAAATCACCTTTTCATATTAAATATGAACGCCACGGCTAATGGGTGAAAGGCGGTTTTTTCCTTTTCTCAATACTTATAGCGCAATCCGGGCATACCTCCTGGCATATACCACAGGCGATACACGCATCACTCGACTCAATAGTCGGCGTCCCATAAACTCCTAACACATCGGACCAGTTCAGACACTTTTTTGGGCATTTTTCAATGCATAGCCCGCAACCCTTGCAAAGGCCCGGGAAAAGTGTAAAATTTCCTTTTGTTAATTCCTGTGTTTTTGGTTGGAATTGCAGTGTCATTTTTATGGTCCTCCTTAAGCATTGCTGACGGCCCGATTATTTTGATCAGATCGAACCAATTCCATGCCCCGTTCCAGGGCTCTGAAATTTAACTCCCTCAACTCAGGCTGTTTTTCAAACTTGTAACCAAGTTTTCTTTCAACAGCCTCTTTAATCCGTTCCAGTGAAATCACCCCGGTTGCTCCTACTACGGCGCCCATGATCAAAATGTTAAAAACACGGGGGTTCAGCTCCTGCTTGGCGACTTCTATAGCCGGAATGGGCAGCACCCTGGCGGCGTTGGCCGGCAGGTCTTCGTCTTTGACCTGGGTACTGCTTTCATAAACAAAAACGGTCTTAGGACCTACATATTGCCGGGTACGGTGTACCGCCCGGTCGCTTAAAGCCACTACGATATCCCCGGTTTGAAACTTGGGTGAACCAATCTGCTTGTCGCTAATCTGGACAAAGGCCACCGATACACCGCCCCGCTGCTCCACTCCGAAGTTTGGGATATAGAGAGCTTGTTTACCTTCCGCATTGGCAGCTTCCGCGATGATTTCCGCAACCGACTGGACCCCCTGGCCCCCCTCGCCTGCAAGTACCAATTTGGTTGTCCCGGTCATTAGCCCACCTCCCCCTGCACGGCGCCCGGCGCCTTGATTTCTCCCACTTTAAACTGCTTGGACATCTCGTTTTCGATAAAACTCCAGGTATCCTTGGCATTGGTACGCCAGTTGGTAGGACAGGAGGAAAGAGCCTCAACGAAGGAAAACCCGTTGCCGTTGATTTGGTTCTCCAGCGCTTTCTTTAACGCTGCCTTTAGCTGCCGTAGGTTGCCGATGCTGCTCCTGGCCACGTAAGCTCCGTCCGGTGTAATGGCGGATACCATCTCCGGCCCCTGCAGGGGATAACCGGTCACTTCGGGATCCCGCCCGTAAGGCGAGGTTTCGGTTTTCTGCCCCGGCAAGGTGGTGGGAGCCATCTGCCCCCCGGTCATGGCATATTGGGTGTTATTGGCCAGGATTGCCGTAATTTTTTCATTCCGGGCCGCCGCTGCGACCATATGCTGAGCGCCGATGGAATAACCGCCGCCGTCACCCATGTATGCGATGCAGATCAATTCCGGCCTGGCCCGTTTGATACCGGTCATAACCGGGATGGTCCGCCCGTGGTGGGTCTGGACCGAATCCAGGTTGAAGAAATCCCAGGATAAAAGTGAACAGCCAATATCACAGCCGAAGACCACTTTGTCGTGGATCTCCAGTTCATCAATAGCCTCTCCGAGAAATTTTAAAATAATACCGTGTCCGCATCCCGGGCAAAACTTATGGGGCTTGGTCTCCGCCCGCCAACTGCGGGGCATTTTTGGTTGTGGCGCCATGCAAGACTCTCCTTAAGGTGTCATATTAGTATGTTTTGAACTTTTTGTTTTCATCCTCTGCCGGGCCGCCTCAGAGGCTGTGGAACTAGCCAACTGAGGCCTTCCGCAACCTGGGTTTGCGCAGGCCGGTCTCCAGCAGTCCTTTAACCCTGACTTCAACTTCAGTAGCGGTAATACCGATCCCCGGCCGGAAAAGGTGAGTAATCTCAGCTGTGCCGCCGTAGGCAACCTCTTTAAAGAGCCTGGCCAACTGCCCGTAAGCTGACTCAACCACCAGAATTTTACTGACACCGGCTGAAAGCTCCTTGATTTGTTGCACCGGCAGGGGACGCAGGGTCACCGGCCGAAAATAACCCACCTTGTGTCCCTGCTCTCTCAGGTTGTTTACGGCCTCCCGTACCGCCCGGAAAACCACCCCGTGGCCGACCACCACAAGTTCCGCGTCATCCGTATTTTCAGCCTGGAATTCAGCAACCTCGGGCGCTATTCTTTCAAATTCAGCCATATCGTGGGATACCTTCTCGTAAAGCTCTTCTTCCAGGTTGTAGGTATTGCGGTGATGTGCCGGGGGCCGGTCACGCCCCGGTACACCCGCCAGCCCGACAAAGGCTTGCGGTTCGATAATTTGCACGCCTCGCTCTTCCGGCTTATACATGGTCAGGGGTTCACGCATTTTCGCCTGGTATCCATCACCAAGCACAAAAGTCGGAAAGCGGTATTTCCAGGCCGTGTTAAATGCTTTGATGGTGTAATCATACAGCTCCTGGTGGTTGGCTGTGGAATATACAATCCGCATCCCCTCACCGTTCCCGCCCAGGGTGGTGAGAGTTACCTCCTGCTGGGAATAAATCACCGTCGCCGTGGATGGACCGCCCCTCTGCTGGATTACCACCACGGTCGGCAAGCGCATCATCTCCGCCATCGACATGGGTTCCTGCATCAGCGTATTACCGGGCCCGGCTGTAGCCGTAAAAGCTTTGCGCCCTGCCATCACCCCGCCCACGGTGGTAAACCCTGCTGAAAGCTCGTCTTCAGTTTGCAGAAAGGTCTTATTATATTTTGGGGCCAGCCTGGTCCAGTAGTGCATGATTTCATTCTGGGGGGTGATCGGATAGCCGTACATAATGTCGGCTTTGGCCGCTATAGCCGCCCAGGCCACCACCTCGTTACCGGTCATAAAGACCCTTTTTTCTTCTTGAATTGTTTTCTCAGACATGTAAAAACCCCCTAGAGCATTGACAAGTTGAGCAAAGCGAGTTTTGCATTTTGCGTTTGTGTTAATGAATTCGCAAACACGTATCATATAGGCGTAAGGCGTAGGGCGTAAGGCGTTGGGCATAGGTATTATACTGCATTCCTTATGGGTCTTTATTATGGCCACATATCTCGAATCAATGTCAGAGTTATAACAAGGTTTCTCTTATTACGCCTTACGCCTTACGCCCTACGACGCTTTTTTTCACGGCCCATTACCAAAAGGCTTTTGACATCAGGCCGGCCAGCGGGCGAACGGGGTTACCCAGACAGTCCATGGAACCGATTTGCCCGGCGATCAAGGCCGGAGCCGTTGTAGCCACCACCGGCAGTCCGAGGGTTTTAGCAGCCCTGGTAATAAGACCGGCGCCTTCCTGGACTACCTCGACAGTGGTCTCATCGCCCAGGTGCGTATTGTTGATAAGGCCGTCCACCTTTCCCATTTCCCTCACGTGCTCGACAATTTGTTCCATCCCGGAGGTCATGGGACGTGAGGTATTTACAACACAGATTATGTTCAGAAACGGATCTTCGGCGGCCCCTTCCAAAAGCTTGAGCGTCTTACTGCCTTCCACCCCATAACCGATGTCCAGGATAATATCGCCTGGCCGCCGTAGCGCCCACCTGGCCGCAGGCTTAATCGTCACGCCGGCCTCACCCAAACCCAACGTCTCTTTGGCTTCCCAGGCGATCACTTCAACACCACGGGCCATAAGCTCTTTTTGAACAGGCCGCAAAGTATAGCAGGGCTCCACAAGATCGAGGTCGACCAGGGTTACCTTCCTGCCCAGGCCGGCCAGTTCCAGCGCCCGGCTTAAAGCTGCTTCGCTCTTTCCCGCGGCATACTCACCGATATACGCTTCGACTATGCGGTCTTTGTTTATTATGCTCAAAACTCCTTTTTTTAAGCTAAAATACCCATAAAAAAAGAACAGTATCAACTGTTCCCCAGGTTTCCGGCAAACCCGCGTTTATTATTTAACCATTCCCCAACTGAAATTCTTCTAAACTAAAAAATATTTTAAATTTTTAACCTATAAATAAAACATTTAACAAGACCAGGAGTACTACTCCAGGCAGCTGGAGTATACCGGCAGTCAGAATGGTCAAGGGATTAATGGCGATGTGAAAGCCCAAATAACCGAACACCGCGTTGATGGCCAAAAGCAATGCGACCCCCAGGACGGTCCAGGCTGTCAGCCGGATTAAAAATTTTAAAGGGCGGAACAGCGCGGTTCCCACCAGGTAGAGCCCGAATAACCCGGCCAGTCCGATAATCACATATTTCCATTCCAAACGGAGCACCCCCCTTGCTCCATTATATGGCCCGAAATGAAAATTATTCCTATTTCATCTCCTGCCTGCCTTCCAGCGCCCTGCCCAGAGTTACCTCATCGGCGTACTCCAAATCGGCTCCCACGGGCAGGCCGTGGGCGAGCCTGGTCACGCGGATGCCAAGCGGCCTGATCAGACCGGACAAATAGAGGGCCGTGGCGTCACCTTCCACATTGGGGTTGGTGGCCAGGATCACCTCCTTTACTTCCCCGCCCGACAGGCGTTTCAGCAGGTTCCTGATGTTCAGTTGTTCCGGTCCCACCCCTTCCATCGGGGAGATGGCCCCATGCAGCACGTGATAAAGCCCCCTGAACCCCCTGGCTTTCTCCATCGAGGCCACGTCTCTGGGGCGCTCCACCACACAGATACTATCACGCCTGCGACGTTCATCCCCGCAGATAAAACAGGGGTCCACATCGGTCAGGTTGCCGCACAGGCTACAGTGGTGAATGGCATTTCTGGCTTCCTGCATGGCCTTGGCCAGGTTGGCGGCTACTTCGGGCGGGGCATGCAGGAGATGAAAGGCCAGGCGCTGGGCTGTTTTCGGGCCGATCCCCGGAAGTTTCCCCAGTTCATCAATAAGACGGGCGACCGGCTTGGCGTAGTAGTTCATCTACTATAGGCCGGGTATTTTAAGACCGCCGGTAAGTCTGCCCATTTCCTGGGACGCCATATCCTGCG
This region of Pelotomaculum schinkii genomic DNA includes:
- the recR gene encoding recombination mediator RecR → MNYYAKPVARLIDELGKLPGIGPKTAQRLAFHLLHAPPEVAANLAKAMQEARNAIHHCSLCGNLTDVDPCFICGDERRRRDSICVVERPRDVASMEKARGFRGLYHVLHGAISPMEGVGPEQLNIRNLLKRLSGGEVKEVILATNPNVEGDATALYLSGLIRPLGIRVTRLAHGLPVGADLEYADEVTLGRALEGRQEMK
- a CDS encoding ferredoxin oxidoreductase, whose product is MSEKTIQEEKRVFMTGNEVVAWAAIAAKADIMYGYPITPQNEIMHYWTRLAPKYNKTFLQTEDELSAGFTTVGGVMAGRKAFTATAGPGNTLMQEPMSMAEMMRLPTVVVIQQRGGPSTATVIYSQQEVTLTTLGGNGEGMRIVYSTANHQELYDYTIKAFNTAWKYRFPTFVLGDGYQAKMREPLTMYKPEERGVQIIEPQAFVGLAGVPGRDRPPAHHRNTYNLEEELYEKVSHDMAEFERIAPEVAEFQAENTDDAELVVVGHGVVFRAVREAVNNLREQGHKVGYFRPVTLRPLPVQQIKELSAGVSKILVVESAYGQLARLFKEVAYGGTAEITHLFRPGIGITATEVEVRVKGLLETGLRKPRLRKASVG
- a CDS encoding pro-sigmaK processing inhibitor BofA family protein, with the translated sequence MEWKYVIIGLAGLFGLYLVGTALFRPLKFLIRLTAWTVLGVALLLAINAVFGYLGFHIAINPLTILTAGILQLPGVVLLVLLNVLFIG